DNA from Cystobacter fuscus DSM 2262:
GTGGGCCTTCCGAGCCCGAAGTCCCGCAGGGCACGCAGCAGCGCCTCGCCCTCCAGCACGTCTCCCAGTGCGTGGAAGTAGATGTTGCAGGAGAGGGCGAGCGCCCGCGTCAGCTCGATGCGCCCATGGCCCGAGTGCAGCCAGCACGTCCGCTCCCGGCCTCCAATCTCCGCGCGGCCGCTACAGCGCAGCGGCTCCTCGGGCACCCGGTGGGTGTCGAGCGCCGCGTAGGCACTGGCCAGCTTGAGCACGCTGCCGGGCGGAAAGGCACGCGTGAGGATGGCGGGGTGATGGGCCAGCACCAGCTCGCCGGTGGCCAGGTCCATCACCGCCGCCGCGTCCTCCTCGCCCGGCAGCAGCGCCTCGGCGCGCTCGGCCAGCCGGGTGCCCAGCTCGGGCGTGCCCCCGGCCACGGCGAGCACCAGCAACAGTCCCAGTGGCACGAGGGTTACTCCACGACCCGGGCGGCCTTCACCGTGAAGGTCCCCACCTCGAACTTGCCGCCCGTGCGGGTCAGCATGTGACGGAAGGTGTGCCGCTCCTCGCGGTCGCTGCCCTCGTGGATGAGCACGTCCACCTTCACCTCGGTCTGGGCGTTGCCGTGGTCGGAGAAGTAGTCCACCAGGATCTTGTAGGTGCCCGTCTGTGAATTGGCCTGGGTGTAGATCTCCGGCCCGTAGCCCGTCGTCACGTCCACGTCGAGCGAGCCACCGCTCGCGGTCTCCTTGTGCCCGTACCAGGACTCCTCGCCCGAGGGCTCCACCACGTGCAGGTCGAGGTCCGTCTCGTCGGTGTCCCAGGAGAGCACCACGCGCAGGTCGATCTTCGGCACCTTGGCGAACACCGACACCTTGGCGCGGCCCACGCCCGCCGCGTTGGCCGCCGACACCTCAATCACGTTCATCCCCGGCGACAGCACGAGCGACAGGTCGAACGCGCCACCCCGCAGGGGCAGCGGCCGCTCGGTACCGTTGATGGAGAGCGTGCCGACGCGCAGCGAGGTGTCGGAGATGGTGCCGGTGATGCGCGCCACCCGGTTCGAGGTCCATCCCCCGGCCGGCGTGGCGAGCGTCACCGTGGGCGCGTCGTCGGCCCAGGCGGGAGTCGCCCCCCAAAGCAACAACGCCAGCACCGACAGCAAGGTCCGGGCGTTCACGGCTCACCTCCCACCAGCAGCGTCTGCTCGTTCGAGGTGCCCCGCACCTGCGGGTGGTACATGAGCGAGGCGCTGGCCGGCATCACGTGCAGGTTGCCCGCGAAGCCCGGCGTCATCATGTAGCCAAAGACGTTCTTGCCCGCCTTCAGGTCGCTCGCGAAGAAGACCACCTTCTCGTCACGCACCTCGCGGTGCAGGCCCCTGGGGTGCAGATCCCTGCCTCCGGGCGTGCGGCCCACGTCGGCCTCCTCCACCTCGCAGCCGGAGCAGAGCGGATCCTCCAGCATCACGTACTCCATGGCGTTCGGAGCGTTGACCTCCAGCTCGACGAAGAGCAGCTCATCCTGCTGCGCGCTCTTGCCGAGCGGCTCGAGGGTCTCCTGGATGTTCGCGCCGTCCGGCTCCCGCTCCACGCGGTGGTAGCGGCGGGTGAGGGTCAGACCACTGCTGCTCGCCTTCAACCCCTCGCCGGCATCCAGGTACGACAGCCGCGCCTCGAGCATCAGCCCGGCGCCCTCGCCCCGGCGCGCGACCTGGAGGGAGTGCGGACCCGGCTTCACCGTCAGCGACTCACCCACCATCAGCTCGGGGCCATAGAGGTCCTCGCCGGAGTAGGTGCGCTCGCCGAGCGGCTGGCCATCCAGCACCGCGGCCACGGTGGCGCCCCGCGTCTGGCTGGCGAAGCGCGGGAGCACGTCGGCCAGCGCGGACACCACCACCGCCGTGTCACGGGTGCTCTGCCAGTGGCCCTCGCGCCGCTGCTGCAGGAGGAACTTCACCGCGCCGTCGATGAACGGGCTGGAGGGACGCACGCGGGCGAGCGCCCGGAGCGCCGAGGCCGTGGACTCGATGGGGTCTCCATCCCAGGTGGCCATGGCCGGCTGGATGCGGCCCCGCCACCAGGGCTCCGTCCCGCCGCCGCCGAACACCACCAGCTCGCCGACGCGGTTGGCCGAGCGCTCGAGCTCCTCGGCCAGCGCGGCGGCGTCTTCCTTCTTGCCCGTCTCGGCCAGCGCGAGCACCACCAGCGACTTGGTGTAGGTGGACAGCGAGATCTGCTCGCGCACCTTCTGCGCGAGCGCGGTGAGCATCGAGTCCGACGACTTGCCCGCCATCGCCAGGTTGTAGAGCAGGCGCGCCCGGAGTCCGTCCTCCATGTCCCCCGTGCTGAGCGAGGACAACTTCGCCAGACCCCGCGTGAGCATCTGGTCCAGCTCCTCGTTGCCGTAGCCGAGCGAGCGCGCCATGGCCAGGCCCTGCACCACGTAGCCCGTCATGGCCGCATCCGTCTCGTCCTCCTCCCACCAGCCCCAGCCCCCATCGCCGTGCTGGAGCTGGCGCAGCCGCGCCACCCCCGCCATCACCATCTTCGGCAGCTCCTCGTGGCGCTGCTTGCGCGGCAGCTTGAGCTGCTCATACGCCTTCACCGCCACGAGGTTGGGCACGAAGCGGCTCATCGTCTGCTCGGTGCAGCCGTACGGGTAGCCCACGAGGTAGTCCAGGGCGCTCTCGATGGCCGGAGCGATGCCGGTGCTGGCGTAGAGCGCCAGCCGCGAGGCCTCGGGGTGGGCGGAGGCCGGAATCTCCAGGGCCAGGTCCACCGGCGCGGTGGAGTCCGCGGCCAGCGAGGCGACGACGGCCTCACCGAGCAGCGCGCCGTGGGCCAGCCGTGGCACCTCCAGCTCCACGGAGTCGGAGTGGTTGCCCAGCGTGCCGTTGGCGCGCAGCTTCACCTTGCCATCCCCCCCCACCACCCGGACGGGGAACATCACCACCGCCTGATCACCGCCATCCACCGTGAGGGTCTTCTGCTTCTCGGTCAGCTCGACGCCCGTGGCCTCGAGCGTCACCGTGGCCGTGCCCTTCTGGCTGGTGGAGTTCTCCAACAGGACGCCGAGCTGAAGCGTGTCGCGCTCGCGGAAGAAGCGCGGGGTGGCCAGGCGCACCTGGAAGTCCTGGTGCACACGCGCCTTGCCCACGCCGAAGCCCACCGAGGTGTCGGCGGTGATGACGCGCGCGGTGGCCCGCCACGTGGTGAGGTTGTCCGGGAAGACCACCTTGAGCTGGGCCTTGCCGTCCGGGCCGGTGGCCAGGTTGGGAGAGAAGAGCAGCGTGTCCTTGAAGTCCTTGCGCACCTTGCGCGAGAGCGTCTTCAAGTCACCGAAGCCCGCGCGGCTGCGCCGCACGAGCTGGCTCATCTGCTCGCGCACGCTGCGGCCGTAGCCATAGAAGCGGAAGGTGGTGGAGCTGGTGCCGCGCACGTTGTCGCGCACCGGGTGGAAGAAGAACTCCGGCAACGAGGGGGCGATCTCCGGGGAGACGGCGTAGATGGCCTCGTCCACGACGGACAGGGCGATGTCGGCGTTGGCCACCGGCTTGCCGTCCGGCGACTTCACCGACACCGTGAAGGTGCCCGTGTCGCCCGGCGCGTACTTCTCCTTGTCCGCCGACACCTGCACCTGGAGCACCCGGTCCGTGGGCGGCACCCGCAGCAGCAGCTCCTTGCGGAAGGTGCGTCCGGCGGAGATGGCCATGGCGCCCACGTACATGTTGGGCGTCATCTCCTTCGTCACCTTGAAGCGCAGCACCGCCGAGTAGCCCTTGAGCTCGAGCGCCTCGCTGGAGAGCACCTCCAGCCCCTGGTGCGTCAGCAGCACGCTGGCCGAGTCGAACGGGGCGCGCACCAGCACCACCGCCTCGTCGCCCACCTTGTAGCTGGGCTTGTCCGAGTACAGCTCGAACCCGCCCTTGGCCATGGGGATGTCCCCGCCCTTGCGCGTGACGAAGAAGGGCACGGTGGTGGTGATGACCGAGCCGGCATCATCCTTCGTGGTGAGGTGGGCCACGTAGGCGCCAGGCTCGGTGGGCTTCAGCTTGTGCAGTCCTCCCGTGGCGGACGCCGTCACCTGGAGCTGCTGCGCGGGCAGAGCCGCCTGGGCCACCGAGGCACCCGTGCGCTTCTGGTACTTCACCTCCACCTGCACGGGGGCGGCCACCGGCTTTTCCCCGTAGTCGCGCGCCACCACCTGGAGTGACACCTCGTCGCCCGGCTCGTAGACGAGCTTGTCCGCCCGGGCCGACAGGAAGAAGCGGCCCACCGTCACGTCCACCACCTTCTGGCCCCGGGCCGTCTTGCCCGAGGCTGCCACCACCTTGGCCTCGATGGAGTACGTGTAGTCCAGGCCGTCCCGGGCGGTGGGGAAGCCGAAGGCGTACGTCCCGTTCGCGTCCAGCTCGCCGGACAGCTCCTGGACGATCTCCCGCCCCGCCGAGGCGCGCTCGCCCTCGGAGACGAAGAAGTCCGCCTCCGCGTCCGCGAAGTCCGGGATGAAGAAGCGGCTGCGGTACACGGTGAGCTGCACGTCCCCATCCTTCAGCACGCCACCATGGAAGAAGCGCGCCAGCACCCGGCCCGACACCTCGTCGCCCTGGATGTACGACGGCCGCCCCAGCTGCACGTTCACCTGGTACTCCGGCTTGGTGAACTCCTTCAGCTTGAACTCACCCTCGAAGGACTCCCCCTCCACCTCGGCGCGGATGCGCCAGACGCCCGCCGCCGGCTGCGTCTCCTTGCCCGGCAGCTCGAAGCGCCCGGTGAAGCTGCCATTGGCGGCGACCTCCACCTCCAGCGAGTCCACCGCCGTGCCGCCCGGCTCCACCAGGGACACGTCGGCCTTGCCCCCCTTCGGCGGAGCATAGGCCGTGCCCGCGCGCGAGCGGATGATGCCCTTGAAGTGCACCTCGTGCCCCGGGCGGTACACCGGCCGGTCCGTGAAGAGGTACACCACCCGATCATTCGCCGCCCCCGAGTAGAAGGAGGCATCCGCCAGCGCCACGTCCTCGCCCTTGCGCGCGAGCGCCAGCGTCTGCGTGGCCGCCTTCACCTTGGCCGTGAAGAGGCCGTCACCGTCCGTCACGCCCTCGGCGTACGGCTTGCCCTGGTCGAACAGCGTCACCTTCACGCCCGGGAGCGCCGCGCCCGTCGTCTGGTCCACCGCCAGCGCCACCGTCCGCTCCGGGCCCTGCTTCACCATCAGGCCGATGCGCGACACCACCGCCAGCGTGTAGCCCACGTCCTCGCCCGTCACGCCCTCCACCAGGTAGACGCCGCTCTCCTTCACGCCCAGCGCCAGCGTGCGCAGCATCCAGCTCCCGCCGCGGCCCGAGTAGCCCTCGCCGTCCTCGCCACTCTCCTCCTCCGGCTCGGACTTCGAGACCGCGCCGTCCAGATCCTCCCGCCAGTAGCTGACGAGCGGATAGTCCTTGAGCAGCGGGATGCGGACCTGCTCGCGGGCCGGGACCGACTGGGCCTTGGACAGGCCTTCATTGGCCGGCTCGAGCACCTCCAGCGCCGAGGCACGCGCCTTGGGAGACACCGCGTCGCGCACCTGCTCGCGCAACGAGGTGGCCGCCGCGCGGTAGCCGCCGGTGAGCACCGTGAAGAGGTGCTTGTCGCGCAGGGTGTTCGTC
Protein-coding regions in this window:
- a CDS encoding DUF2135 domain-containing protein; amino-acid sequence: MNARTLLSVLALLLWGATPAWADDAPTVTLATPAGGWTSNRVARITGTISDTSLRVGTLSINGTERPLPLRGGAFDLSLVLSPGMNVIEVSAANAAGVGRAKVSVFAKVPKIDLRVVLSWDTDETDLDLHVVEPSGEESWYGHKETASGGSLDVDVTTGYGPEIYTQANSQTGTYKILVDYFSDHGNAQTEVKVDVLIHEGSDREERHTFRHMLTRTGGKFEVGTFTVKAARVVE
- a CDS encoding alpha-2-macroglobulin family protein, which codes for MEDSRLKWLLAVMWVLAAPDASARGRFYLSTQTVSAPGTQPTVSIEASGVRALSMRVYRIPEPEAFMLGQTDLHRPVTTNTLRDKHLFTVLTGGYRAAATSLREQVRDAVSPKARASALEVLEPANEGLSKAQSVPAREQVRIPLLKDYPLVSYWREDLDGAVSKSEPEEESGEDGEGYSGRGGSWMLRTLALGVKESGVYLVEGVTGEDVGYTLAVVSRIGLMVKQGPERTVALAVDQTTGAALPGVKVTLFDQGKPYAEGVTDGDGLFTAKVKAATQTLALARKGEDVALADASFYSGAANDRVVYLFTDRPVYRPGHEVHFKGIIRSRAGTAYAPPKGGKADVSLVEPGGTAVDSLEVEVAANGSFTGRFELPGKETQPAAGVWRIRAEVEGESFEGEFKLKEFTKPEYQVNVQLGRPSYIQGDEVSGRVLARFFHGGVLKDGDVQLTVYRSRFFIPDFADAEADFFVSEGERASAGREIVQELSGELDANGTYAFGFPTARDGLDYTYSIEAKVVAASGKTARGQKVVDVTVGRFFLSARADKLVYEPGDEVSLQVVARDYGEKPVAAPVQVEVKYQKRTGASVAQAALPAQQLQVTASATGGLHKLKPTEPGAYVAHLTTKDDAGSVITTTVPFFVTRKGGDIPMAKGGFELYSDKPSYKVGDEAVVLVRAPFDSASVLLTHQGLEVLSSEALELKGYSAVLRFKVTKEMTPNMYVGAMAISAGRTFRKELLLRVPPTDRVLQVQVSADKEKYAPGDTGTFTVSVKSPDGKPVANADIALSVVDEAIYAVSPEIAPSLPEFFFHPVRDNVRGTSSTTFRFYGYGRSVREQMSQLVRRSRAGFGDLKTLSRKVRKDFKDTLLFSPNLATGPDGKAQLKVVFPDNLTTWRATARVITADTSVGFGVGKARVHQDFQVRLATPRFFRERDTLQLGVLLENSTSQKGTATVTLEATGVELTEKQKTLTVDGGDQAVVMFPVRVVGGDGKVKLRANGTLGNHSDSVELEVPRLAHGALLGEAVVASLAADSTAPVDLALEIPASAHPEASRLALYASTGIAPAIESALDYLVGYPYGCTEQTMSRFVPNLVAVKAYEQLKLPRKQRHEELPKMVMAGVARLRQLQHGDGGWGWWEEDETDAAMTGYVVQGLAMARSLGYGNEELDQMLTRGLAKLSSLSTGDMEDGLRARLLYNLAMAGKSSDSMLTALAQKVREQISLSTYTKSLVVLALAETGKKEDAAALAEELERSANRVGELVVFGGGGTEPWWRGRIQPAMATWDGDPIESTASALRALARVRPSSPFIDGAVKFLLQQRREGHWQSTRDTAVVVSALADVLPRFASQTRGATVAAVLDGQPLGERTYSGEDLYGPELMVGESLTVKPGPHSLQVARRGEGAGLMLEARLSYLDAGEGLKASSSGLTLTRRYHRVEREPDGANIQETLEPLGKSAQQDELLFVELEVNAPNAMEYVMLEDPLCSGCEVEEADVGRTPGGRDLHPRGLHREVRDEKVVFFASDLKAGKNVFGYMMTPGFAGNLHVMPASASLMYHPQVRGTSNEQTLLVGGEP